A window of the Radiobacillus deserti genome harbors these coding sequences:
- a CDS encoding GNAT family N-acetyltransferase, with translation MKLLSTNDLAQEVLHAFFIEQWGSPEMVISSGVYDCSRLDGIAAVDENRVIGLITYVRKGKLCEIISLDSIVPKKGIGTLLLEEVEKIALEKGCLELRLITTNDNLLALKFYQKRGYVLQNLFPNAVEKARKIKPEIPLIGDEGIPIRDELELKKQLKVC, from the coding sequence ATGAAATTATTATCGACGAATGACCTAGCCCAAGAAGTATTACACGCATTTTTTATAGAACAATGGGGAAGTCCGGAAATGGTTATCTCTAGTGGCGTCTATGACTGCAGTAGACTAGACGGTATTGCAGCAGTTGATGAGAATAGAGTAATAGGATTGATTACGTATGTAAGAAAAGGCAAGTTATGTGAAATTATTTCTCTGGATAGTATCGTTCCTAAAAAGGGGATAGGGACCCTCTTGCTTGAAGAAGTTGAAAAAATTGCTTTGGAAAAAGGCTGTCTCGAACTCAGATTAATCACAACGAATGATAATCTTCTCGCGTTAAAGTTCTACCAGAAACGAGGCTATGTCCTACAAAATCTTTTCCCGAACGCAGTAGAAAAAGCCCGTAAAATAAAACCTGAAATTCCTCTTATTGGGGATGAAGGAATTCCAATTAGAGATGAGTTAGAACTTAAAAAACAATTAAAGGTGTGTTAA
- a CDS encoding NUDIX domain-containing protein: MWQEPLFHTKKKILIAQLKGAHSFLPGGGVEIGESCEMALQRELAEEIGFKQIKVEQFMGVMEDSYEDNGRVYHSISHVFLVYVNERELENSILPLIPRKITYVFIGLPQPPNL, from the coding sequence ATGTGGCAAGAGCCGTTATTCCATACAAAGAAAAAGATTCTAATCGCTCAACTTAAAGGTGCACACTCTTTCTTACCAGGTGGAGGAGTGGAAATAGGCGAAAGTTGTGAAATGGCGTTACAGAGAGAATTGGCTGAAGAAATAGGATTTAAACAAATAAAAGTTGAGCAGTTCATGGGAGTGATGGAAGATAGCTATGAGGATAATGGCAGAGTCTATCATTCTATTTCTCATGTGTTTCTCGTATATGTAAATGAAAGAGAGCTAGAGAACAGTATCCTACCCCTTATTCCAAGGAAAATCACTTACGTTTTTATTGGCTTGCCCCAACCTCCCAACCTTTGA
- a CDS encoding pentapeptide repeat-containing protein has product MSTQIHEINRERLHADCSNCFGLCCVALPFTASTDFAKDKPSGTPCQNLQCNFLCTIHEHLREEGYRGCTVYECFGAGQKVSQYTFSGKDWRTHPEVAEDMFEILPIMQQLHEMLWYLTEALSLKVTTTIHQELKEAIAKTEKLTLLDADSLLQLDINAHRFQINLLLIEASNLVRHQAKEIHKLTQITYQDRGADLIGANLAKKDLKGSNFRGAYLIAANLQDADLRGSDFIGADMRDTNLKGANLLDSIFLTQDQLNAANGDKHTKLPPLLSYPKHWD; this is encoded by the coding sequence GTGTCTACTCAAATACATGAGATAAATCGAGAACGGCTACATGCCGATTGTTCCAATTGTTTCGGATTATGCTGTGTCGCTTTACCATTTACAGCCTCTACTGATTTTGCCAAGGACAAGCCTAGTGGAACCCCTTGTCAAAATCTACAATGTAATTTTCTTTGTACGATCCATGAACATTTACGAGAAGAAGGATACAGAGGATGTACGGTCTATGAATGCTTTGGAGCAGGTCAAAAAGTATCTCAATATACGTTTTCAGGTAAGGATTGGCGTACCCACCCGGAAGTGGCCGAGGATATGTTTGAGATTCTACCAATCATGCAACAACTACATGAGATGCTATGGTATTTAACAGAAGCGTTGTCTCTAAAGGTAACAACAACTATCCACCAGGAGTTAAAGGAAGCGATCGCAAAAACAGAAAAGCTTACTCTATTAGATGCAGATTCTTTACTACAGTTAGATATCAATGCTCACCGTTTCCAAATAAACCTTTTGCTAATAGAAGCTAGTAATCTTGTACGGCATCAGGCGAAAGAGATACACAAGTTAACACAAATTACCTATCAAGATAGAGGAGCCGACTTAATAGGAGCGAACTTAGCGAAAAAAGACTTAAAAGGGTCGAATTTTCGCGGTGCTTATTTAATTGCTGCAAACCTCCAAGATGCGGACTTAAGAGGATCTGATTTTATTGGAGCCGATATGCGGGATACCAATTTGAAAGGAGCTAATCTATTAGATAGTATTTTTCTCACACAGGATCAGCTGAATGCTGCTAATGGAGACAAGCACACGAAACTTCCACCTCTCCTTTCTTATCCTAAGCATTGGGATTAA
- a CDS encoding NUDIX hydrolase encodes MTIPKHIVSAAAIVLNEKNEILLIKGPRRGWEMPGGQVEEGESLEEAVVRETKEESGIEVEVIKFCGIYQNVSNSICNTLFLAKPMGGKPTTSSESLEVGYFSLEQAQKMVTWGNFKQRITYCLDEDTQPFFVPF; translated from the coding sequence TTGACTATACCGAAACATATTGTGTCTGCAGCTGCAATCGTTCTTAACGAAAAAAATGAAATCCTATTAATAAAAGGTCCGAGACGTGGTTGGGAAATGCCGGGCGGACAAGTAGAAGAAGGCGAATCACTTGAAGAAGCTGTCGTACGAGAAACAAAAGAGGAATCTGGAATCGAAGTGGAAGTAATCAAATTTTGTGGAATCTATCAAAATGTTTCTAACTCTATTTGTAACACTCTTTTCCTTGCAAAACCAATGGGTGGTAAGCCAACTACTAGTTCAGAAAGTCTAGAAGTCGGCTATTTCTCTCTTGAACAAGCACAGAAAATGGTAACATGGGGGAATTTTAAACAGCGTATTACGTATTGTCTAGACGAAGATACTCAACCTTTTTTTGTGCCATTCTAG
- the hpaB gene encoding 4-hydroxyphenylacetate 3-monooxygenase, oxygenase component, which yields MPAISGKEFIDRINKQQSEIWLDGERIQGKISEHPAFKGILQEKANLYNVQLEQGLTYPSPKTGDSVGLSYLQPKSKEDLAKRRELIETWAKSTHGLMGRSPDYMNTVLTAFASSVKYLKGKKNCFPNHITNLYERAREEDLSFTHTFVNPQVNRSQLHFEDPDEPISARIIEENAKGIVIKGARLLATQGGLTDEVLVFSAGGIMDQAHSFAFSIPSDTKGLRFIGRPSFVGGSSIFDHPLSTRYDEMDTILVFDNVLVPWDRVFFYHNLEVSNSFMIKSSFHHFALHQVVTRQIVKLEFVLGIAEMIVQTINIGEYQHIQEKMSEIITGIETMKGLLCKSEIEAELDDWGYMRPNINPLRVASNTFPRIYPRLTEILQSLGASGMITIPSENDFNSEIKYDLHQYVQGKNADAETRVKVFRLAWDLTMSAFGTRETLYERYFFGDPVRLSSLLYKTYPKEELVQNVKEFLGDALE from the coding sequence ATGCCTGCCATTAGTGGAAAAGAATTCATAGATCGAATAAACAAACAACAATCTGAGATATGGTTAGATGGCGAGAGAATCCAAGGGAAAATTTCGGAACATCCTGCCTTTAAAGGAATTTTACAGGAGAAAGCCAATTTATATAACGTACAATTGGAACAAGGGCTTACTTATCCTTCTCCCAAAACAGGAGATTCAGTAGGTCTTTCTTACCTGCAGCCGAAATCGAAAGAGGATTTGGCCAAAAGAAGAGAACTAATCGAAACATGGGCTAAATCTACTCACGGTCTGATGGGAAGAAGCCCTGACTATATGAATACCGTTCTAACTGCTTTTGCTTCTTCCGTTAAGTATTTGAAAGGAAAAAAAAATTGTTTTCCAAACCATATAACAAACTTATATGAACGAGCTAGAGAAGAGGACTTATCCTTCACCCATACATTTGTAAACCCTCAAGTGAATCGCTCTCAGCTTCATTTTGAAGACCCAGACGAACCCATTTCCGCGAGAATTATCGAAGAGAATGCAAAAGGAATCGTAATAAAAGGCGCGAGGCTTCTTGCCACGCAAGGTGGGTTAACCGATGAAGTGCTCGTTTTTTCTGCAGGAGGGATAATGGATCAAGCTCATTCCTTCGCCTTTTCGATTCCAAGTGACACAAAAGGATTGCGGTTTATTGGTCGTCCATCGTTTGTTGGTGGCTCTTCTATCTTTGATCACCCTTTAAGCACCCGCTATGACGAAATGGATACGATTCTCGTGTTTGATAACGTCCTCGTTCCGTGGGACAGAGTTTTCTTTTATCACAATTTAGAGGTTTCAAATTCCTTTATGATCAAGAGCTCTTTCCATCACTTTGCACTGCATCAGGTTGTAACAAGACAGATCGTAAAGCTTGAATTTGTACTTGGTATTGCAGAAATGATTGTACAGACGATTAACATTGGCGAATACCAGCATATTCAAGAGAAAATGTCCGAGATAATCACAGGGATAGAAACGATGAAGGGACTTTTATGTAAGTCAGAAATAGAAGCTGAATTAGATGATTGGGGGTATATGCGCCCAAACATCAATCCGCTTCGGGTCGCAAGTAATACTTTTCCTAGAATCTACCCACGCCTAACGGAAATCCTTCAATCATTGGGAGCAAGTGGAATGATTACTATCCCAAGCGAAAACGATTTTAACTCGGAGATTAAATATGACTTACACCAATATGTACAAGGAAAAAATGCAGACGCAGAAACGAGAGTGAAAGTATTTCGATTAGCGTGGGATCTAACGATGAGTGCATTTGGCACACGGGAAACGTTATATGAGCGATATTTCTTCGGGGACCCTGTTCGCCTCTCCAGTTTGTTGTATAAAACCTATCCAAAAGAAGAGCTTGTGCAGAATGTGAAAGAGTTTTTAGGGGATGCGCTTGAATAA
- a CDS encoding DMT family transporter: protein MKKVHFGLLVLLTTALMGSSFAIGKMGLAYATPILLVALRFTIAGVIMSIVVYVWKRPHPNDWRTWIKIAVIGLFQTAGVMGCIFVSLRTITAGESSILTFINPLLVVVFGTLFLKLTYSIRQWVGVALGFIGVFITFGAHVDWKIGTLLGFLSAVSWAIGTLLIKSWGVTVDNWVLTAYQMLSGGVLLLLGSFLLEDPHFDINYASIFILAWLAIMASIVQFAGWFYLLRIGDPGKTSAFLFLAPFFGVLSGWALLDEAIRWYVIVGGLFIFVGIFLVNWTSRKL, encoded by the coding sequence ATGAAAAAAGTACATTTTGGATTGTTAGTTTTATTAACAACGGCTCTTATGGGCTCATCTTTTGCGATTGGAAAAATGGGGTTGGCATATGCAACTCCGATCTTATTAGTGGCGCTTCGTTTTACGATAGCTGGGGTAATTATGTCTATCGTAGTGTACGTATGGAAAAGACCACATCCTAATGATTGGCGCACTTGGATAAAAATAGCGGTTATTGGGTTGTTTCAAACAGCTGGTGTCATGGGCTGTATATTTGTCAGTTTACGTACCATTACAGCGGGGGAATCTTCTATACTGACCTTTATTAATCCCTTGCTAGTCGTTGTGTTCGGTACCTTATTTCTAAAATTGACATATTCGATTCGACAATGGGTTGGGGTAGCTCTCGGTTTTATTGGTGTTTTCATAACGTTTGGTGCTCATGTTGACTGGAAAATAGGTACACTTCTCGGCTTTCTTTCGGCAGTTTCTTGGGCAATCGGAACATTGCTCATAAAATCATGGGGAGTGACGGTAGATAATTGGGTGCTAACCGCGTATCAAATGCTAAGCGGGGGAGTACTGTTACTTCTAGGGAGCTTTCTTCTAGAGGATCCGCACTTTGACATAAACTATGCTTCTATTTTTATTTTGGCGTGGCTGGCAATTATGGCTTCAATTGTACAGTTTGCCGGTTGGTTTTATTTACTTAGAATTGGGGACCCGGGTAAGACGAGTGCCTTCTTATTTTTAGCTCCATTCTTCGGCGTCCTTTCTGGATGGGCTTTACTAGATGAAGCTATTAGATGGTATGTAATAGTAGGGGGCTT